In Nerophis ophidion isolate RoL-2023_Sa linkage group LG12, RoL_Noph_v1.0, whole genome shotgun sequence, a single window of DNA contains:
- the ndufa9a gene encoding NADH dehydrogenase [ubiquinone] 1 alpha subcomplex subunit 9, mitochondrial, which translates to MTEEFVPTGATVSVFANFLVWSLLDAVDGKMATLALVSRPASVLPKISKGCCRPAVLSVSSVVPVHQRKLHHAVIPKGKGGRSSSSGIAATVFGATGFLGRYVVSRLGRIGSQIVVPHRCDQYDTMYFKPMGDLGQIILMEWNARDKDSIRRALENSNVVINLVGKEWETKNYRFEDVFVSIPQQIAKATREAGITKFIHMSHLNADIRSSSKYLRNKAVGENAVRDEFPDAIIMKPSEMFGREDRFFNYYANMRWFGNAIPLMDLGKKTVKQPIHVVDVAKAIISAVRDPEANGKTYALVGPNRYLLHDLVEYIYGVAHRRFTPYPLPRPLFQLATKIFAMNPFEPWTTQDKVERFHITDMQYPGLPGLEDLGISPSTVEQRSIEILRRHRKSRYLETELEATKPAKTVNF; encoded by the exons ATGACTGAAGAGTTTGTACCTACTGGCGCCACTGTTTCCGTATTCGCGAATTTCCTGGTTTGGTCCTTACTGGATGCCGTAGACGGAAAGATGGCGACCCTTGCGCTGGTTAGCCGTCCTGCGAGTGTCCTTCCAAAGATTTCTA AGGGTTGCTGTCGCCCCGCCGTGCTGTCGGTTTCCTCCGTCGTCCCAGTTCACCAGAGGAAGCTGCACCATGCTGTCATCCCCAAAGGAAAGGGCGGTCGCTCGTCTTCCAGCGGCATAGCGGCCACTGTGTTTGGTGCTACAGGCTTCCTGGGGCGATATGTGGTCAGTCGGCTGG GTCGGATTGGCTCTCAGATCGTGGTGCCTCACCGCTGTGATCAGTATGACACCATGTATTTCAAGCCTATGGGGGACCTCGGACAAATTATTCTTATG GAGTGGAATGCCCGGGACAAAGACTCCATCAGAAGAGCTTTGGAGAACTCCAACGTGGTCATCAACCTTGTGGGCAAAGAATGGGAAACAAA AAACTACCGCTTTGAGGATGTGTTTGTGAGCATCCCTCAGCAGATTGCCAAGGCAACCAGAGAGGCCGGCATCACTAAGTTCATCCACATGTCTCACCTCAACGCTGACATACGCAGCTCGTCCAAATACCTCAGGAACAAG GCGGTGGGAGAGAACGCAGTGAGAGATGAATTTCCCGACGCCATCATCATGAAGCCATCAGAGATGTTTGGGAGGGAGGACAGGTTCTTCAACTACTACGCAA ATATGCGTTGGTTCGGCAACGCCATCCCACTCATGGACCTCGGGAAGAAAACGGTCAAGCAGCCTATTCAT GTGGTGGATGTGGCGAAAGCCATCATAAGCGCTGTCAGAGACCCAGAGGCCAATGGAAAGACATACGCTCTAGTTGG TCCCAACCGGTACCTTCTCCATGACCTGGTGGAGTACATCTACGGTGTGGCTCACAGGCGTTTTACACCCTACCCACTGCCCCGCCCACTCTTTCA GCTGGCTACTAAGATTTTCGCAATGAACCCATTTGAACCTTGGACAACCCAAGATAAAGTAGAAAGG TTTCACATAACCGATATGCAGTACCCAGGACTCCCCGGGCTGGAGGATCTTGGGATCAGTCCTTCCACGGTGGAACAAAGGTCTATTGAGATTCTGCGTCGCCATCGTAAATCCCGTTACTTGGAAACCGAGCTGGAAGCAACAAAGCCTGCCAAGACTGTCAACTTCTAA